The window GGTTCTTTTTCCAGAATGGTCTTCATCCCTGGATCCAGCTTGACGCCCTTGGATGCTGCGGGCGTTGCCATGCGTGGTTTCTTTACCATGTCCTGATTCCTTTATTCCCTGAACAAACTTTTCTTGTTTCCAATTCAAACCCAACCGATGTCCAAACCAACGGTGGTCAGACATGGCGATCCCTGCGAAGTCGCAAGGTCGATCCTATCGAGGAAGGTGCCCGAGACAATGAAAGCCCGACAGCTTTTCCACCGAAGTGAGTTCGGCCAGTTGATGTGACGACCGGTCGACGGTTGGTTTACAGAGAAGACCGCGGTGAGCTGCCTCCTCTTCACACCCTTAGTATTCGTCAGGGGTGTGACACGTTTGGTCACGGGTGAGAGATGTCGTTGCCATCCAAGACAGACTCCCGGGAAGCCGGTGGCCGAGCCACGGATCAGATATGCGCCGCACTGATCAGGAATGTTTCGTGAAAACGACCGCCGAATGGCTAGGAAGCGAGCCGATTGGGAGTCTGGCCTTCGGTACGCCGAAACGGCTTTTCACGAAGCACCACCCAGGTCGCGAACAAGATCAGGACACTGACAATTTGGATGGAGGCAATGATCGCCGGATGGGTGCTTCTCAGCTTGTCCATGGAGCTTCGCAAGACTGCGGGTTCCCGTTTCTCCTGCAAAAGGATCTGATCCGAGAGGGACACTTGGGCAGGGATCCCCCCTGTCTGGTTGTTCGCACTGGGCCATTCCGCGACGTTTTCCCATCCATTGGAAGTGCGACGCCAACCAACCGGCGGTACTGCCCGAGGGCCGCTGGAGATCAACGCTTCATCGGTTAGTCGATCTGGATCGACTGACTCATCCGGATTGGACGTCTTGCGTTCCAGCGTCGTCGCCACGGAGGCTGACAGGTGATTTGCAACCGGCAGAGTTGAGCTGGGATCTGGGTGGATGCCAATTTGGTCGCTGGGGTCAGCGTGCCGATGCACAACGTGGGGCTGCGAATCTGGCCGAGATGAGTTGGTCGACGCTTTCATGGAGCCAGACGCTCCACTAAGAACGTTCACTACACCCAACAAAATCGCGAGGACGCCCGTCCTTCGCAGTCGCTTCCAATAGAAAGACGCTTCGACCTGAGAGTTGTTTCCCAGGTGATGAGCTGCGAGTTGCGAGAAGAATCGGCTGTTGCCGAGCGACGGAGTTCGTACAAGTGCCATGAGGCCACACGGTTGCACGTCCCGGACCGGAGCCGCCTCGCTGAGTTGGTTCGACGTTCAACGTCCTGTCAGTCAACGGCTTACGTCGAAGTGTCGGAGTTGATTCGTGACACATGGTTGATGCATGAATTCAACCAATGATGTGTCTGAGCGACGTTTGATGTCTTGGCGAAACGTATCAAAATCGCGTCACTACAAACGGTGCGACCGACAAAGGTTTCCAACTGGGGCTAATCATCCCGAATCCGCGCGTCTTCGGATGAGCCTGCGACGTGCTTCTGCGAAATCTTGGCGTAGGGTTCTATCAGCGAAGAAATGGTCGGGAAACAAGTGTCAGACACTTTTTGCCAGCACGGCCGGTGGGGTGCTTTGCACAAGCGGTTCCTGGCACTTCTTTCTCGCTCACCGCTTAAGAATGAAGACCGCGTGAGGCACATCGCGTGGCGAACAATGCACAAAATAACAAACGAGCTGAAATCGATGACGAACGTCGCAGAAAGCACCAACTTGGAAGATGTTTTTCATGTCGACATCCTGCCTGCTTTGCCGCACAGTGCGATCAGCCTGTTGCAGTTGTCGCAAAAGGAATCCGCTGGGCCGAATGACTTTGCCAAGCCAATCGAGGCTGATCCGGGATTGATGGGGCAAGTACTTCGCTTTGTGAACTCGTCGTACTTTGGATTCAGTCGTGAAATCATGAGTATCCCGCAGGCCATCACACTGGTCGGCTCGCGAGCGATCGTGAACTTTGCATTGTGGAACGCTGTCTTCAGCGTGATTCCTAATCCGAAGTTTGGTCCCTTTGATTTGAAAGCTCTTTGGCAAGACTCGCTGCGTCGCGCCATCTTCGCTCGCAAAGTCGGCCGGGTTCTGAAGCTGGAAGCCGCCGAGGACTTGTTCGCGGGAGCTTTGTTGCAGGACATGGCGATCCCACTGCTGCTGAAAGAATTGCCAACCGAATACGAAGAGTTGGTTGAGAAACGAGCTTCCGAGGGCAAGCGTCTGAGCGGTTTGGAAAAAGAAATGTTTGGTTGGAATCACGCGGACGCTGCCGCGGTTCTGGCCACGCGTTGGAACCTGCCCGAAGAGTTTGTTGAATTGATCGCTCAACATACTGAGATTGAACAGTTGCTTGAAATGGGTGACTCGGCCCGCGGTGCGGCTTGCGTCGCGTTGGCATCGTTGCTGCCCTCGTGCAGCGAAAACGAATGGCACGAGAAAGGAAAGTTTGCCCGAGCATGCCAGCGACTCTCTGGCATGTCGAAGGAAGATTTGTTTGAATGCTTGAAAGATGTCGACGAACAAACCGCTGAGTTCGCACCGTTGCTGAAGTTGCCGGTGCCGGAGCAGTCGATCATGTCTTTCTTGGCTGAAAAGTAATCGCTTTTGGATGTTTCACGAATCGCACGACTCTGGTTTCCAGACGCAGCGTCGGTCGGTATCGATTCGTGGAACCCAGGGCTGAGCGGCGGGCGGGTCTATCGAATTCGCCCCGCCGCGAACCCGTCGTCTTATGTGCTGAAGTGTTCGGCCTCTGGTGAGCCGATTGCACGATGGCACCGCGTGGCAAACGAACTGGCCAACGCGATGACGCAGCCAGACGTCTCTTACACTGGGTTGCTTGATCCGAACTGGTCCAATCAAAACGTGGGCTCGGATTCGGCGCTCTTGGCCGCTCCGCTTCCGACCGCAGATGGTCGATGGATCGTTTTGGACCAAGGTCGCCAATGGCAATGCACCGCTTGGGTTGACGGCAAAGCGTGTGATGATTCCGAAGCGATGGACAGCGATGCTGCCGCGCGAGCATTGCTGCTGGGCGGGGAAGCGATCGCGAAAGTTCACTCAAGGTTGGCCGCCCTGCCCTCGCCCGTCATTGATCGAACGCCAAGCGAGTTTGCGTCTGCGGATCACTTACCACGTTGTTTTCGTGAACGGATGAGACGTTTACACGAATTGAACCCGTGGTTGTCATCGGGAAGTCTGTTGCGAGAACGATTGCCCGGGACGGCTTTGCAGTGGCGAGCGTTGTTGGAACGCTGCGTCAGTGTGGACGGAGTGGGGCAACGAACGATCGATCGAGCGAACGATGAGTTGCCGGCCTATCAAGAGCTTGCTCATCGTTTGATGGCAGCAACCGAGTTGTTGGTCGAACAAGGCACCTCCGTTCAGTCAAAGCTGATTGCGGAGCTGGCAGAACGACTGGAGAGTTCGCCTCAGGGTTGGCGCCAGAATTGGGTGCTTCGCGACGTCCACCGAGAGCACATTTTGTTTGACGAATCTCGTGAGACGGTGAACGGAATCATCGATCACGACGCGATGGATTGGGATTGCCCGGTGGTGGACTTGGCCCGTTGGGCCGGCAGTTTCCCCGTGCAACTGGAAGGACTGCTTTCGGCGAGTCGGTTGGAATTGGCGGTGGAGGGATACAACCGGATTTCGTCAGCAAATTGCGGGGTGGAATTGGCGGACGGTGGTCAAGCTCGCTCATTCCTAGTAAAGAGCCCAACACCAGAAGAGCTTGCTCTGGGAGCGACTCTTCTACGCTTGAACGCGTGGGTGGGTATGGCGAATTGGGTGGATTGGATTGGACTGAGGCGACGAGTGTTTTTCTCGTCACCGGAACGTCTCTCGAGCCGAATTTCCGGCTTGATCGATTCAGTTTGCCACTTTTGCTAAGCTACGGGACTCATTTCGGTCGAACGATGGGGTTCGATGTCTTTTCGTCTCATTGAATTATCTCGTCGGAGGATGCTTTCGATGGATCGCTGTTACCAACCCGGGTTCGCTCGGAAATTGCCCGCCTTTGGTGCCGCACTGCTGGCGGTGTTGTTCACCTTGGCTGTGGCGATGCCCGTTCGTGCTGATAGGCCCGACGCAGCCGGTCTGTTCACCCAGTATTCGCTCGACGATTTTGCCGTCGACGGAAACGCGGCGTTGCAAACTGACGAGCCCGCCGAGGCCACTGCGTTCTATTCGGTTGTGGGCGACGGTGAGATCGAAATCCAGGTCCAGGTGAGGCTGCAGCCGAAGTGGCACCTGTATTCGACGACCCAGCCTAAAGGTGGGCCCAAACCGACCAAATTGAGTCTGGTCAAAGCCGATGCCGTCAAGCTTTCAGGTGCTTGGAAGAGCGACCGTGAACCGCTTCGAAGTGTCTCAGAAGACTTTGGTGGAATCACGGTTGAAGAGTTTGAAGACGAAGTCACCTTCACCGCTCAAGCGAAAGTCGCGGGCGGCAACGAAGCGATCTCGCAGCTTGGTGCATTGAAGATTCGCCTGGATGCACTGGCGTGTTTGACCGGCGGTGCTTGCATGCCGGTGAACGAGACATTGACGGCGAAGCTGAGCGGCGATGTTCCGTCAACGATTTCAAAACCAGCCAAACAAACGATGGCGTCAACGTCGTCGAATGATCCCGCGGGTTTGAAGAGTCATCCCGTTGACCTGAAGCAAACCTTTCGCGACCAAGATTACGTCGTGCGTTGGGAAGCGATCAACCTGACCCCGGAACTGGAACCCGGACAAACAGGAACGCTCCGATTCACCGCAATCCCCGATTCGGGATATCACGTTTACACATCGTCGGTGAACGACGAGCAATCAAAGACCAACTTTGTGGTCAGCGAAAAATCAGATCTGAAAGTCGGGGCACCTCAAACTAAATCTCCGCCGGTGGATTACGACCTGTTGCCCGGCGTGACCTATCACAAAGGCAACGTGACATGGACGTTGCCAATCTCGATCCCAAAAGATGCCTCGACCGGCGAACATAAAATCGTGGGCGGGATCGCGTATCAAGCTTGCACGGATGACAGTTGCCAACAGCCAAAGGCGATCGAGTTTCAAACCGTCGTCAATGTGGTGGACTCGGCACCGGTGGATTCCCAACCGAAGTCCATGAATGTTGCTGCGAAGAAACGCATGCTGATTTTGGACGATGCGGCGACACTCGATTGGGTCGATACCGACATCTCACCCGCGTTGAATGCCAGCACGGAACCTGAGGCCGATCGCGAACCGCAAATTGTGATGGCGGATGCTTCGGCGACCAATCGCTCATCCGCCGGTGCGTCTGCGGACGTTCATGGAGTTGCCGGTGAGACGACGACCGAAGAAGCATCGGGTGCGACCGAGAAAGCGGGCACACCCTTTGGCACAACGTTGCTGTTTGCATTCATCGGCGGAGTCATCTTGAACTTCATGCCGTGTGTGTTGCCGGTGGTCGGTTTGAAGGTGATGAGCTTTGTTCAGCAAGCCGGCGAAGATCGCAAGCGAATTTTCTTTCTCAACGTCGTGTACGCAGTTGGCATTCTGTCTGTCTTCGCGGTCCTCACCGCTCTCGCGGTTTTGTTGTCATTCAATTGGGGCCAACAGTTCACCTACTTCCCAGTGCGTCTCGGTCTGACGCTGTTGATGTTCGCGATGGCACTGAGCTATCTCGGCGTTTGGGAAATTCCGGTTCCCGGGATGGCGGCGGGCAAGACTTCGCAGGCTTTGCAGCAACGCGAAGGCTACACCGGTGCGTTCTTCAAAGGTGTGTTCGCGACTGTCTTGGCAACACCCTGCAGTGGTCCGTTGCTGGGCGGGATTTTGGGGCTGACATTCGCGTTGACCAGTCTGCAAACCATCGCGGTCATCATGATTGTGGGAGTCGGCATGGCATTGCCTTATTTGATGATCGGCATTTGGCCGTCATTGGTGGCGTGGTTGCCCAAGCCCGGCACTTGGATGGAAACACTGAAAGAGTTCCTCGCGTTCTTGTTCCTGGGAACTGTTGCATTTTTCTTCAACCAATTCAGCGACGGTGACAAGCTGCCCGTGTTTGTGGCCTTGATCGGTGTTTGGTTTGGTTGCTGGATCATCGGCAAAGTTCCTAGTTGGAGCAGCCTGCAATCACGCATGTATGCTTGGTCGGGTGGAATCGCGTCGGCCGTTGTCATCGGTGTCGCTGCTTTCCACTGGTTAGGCCCTGCACCTGAGCCTGCCGAAGGTGTGAAGACAATCGCGTGGCAGCCTTATGACGAAGCCAAGCTGAAACAATATCAAGCCGAAGGCCGCACGGTCATGATCGACTTCACCGCCAAGTGGTGTGTGAACTGCATCGTGAACTACAACGTCGCGCTCAATACCGAACCAACCCGTCAATTGATCGAAGAGTTGGATGCGGTGCCAATGCTGGCTGATTGGACGGATCAAGACGCGGAGATCGAAGCGAAGTTGAAGGAACTGCAGAGCCGATCGATTCCAGTGCTGGCGATTTACCCAGGGAAGTCTCCTGCCGAACCGATCGTGCTTCGTGATTTGGTTTCTCAGCAGATGGTCTTGGACGCGTTGGAGGACGCTGGGCCGAGTGTGTCGGGCAGTGCGGCAAACATTGCCAATCGTGTTCGCCCCGATGTGAATGCGGGTGATCGGAGTTTGGCACCCGATGCCGCGGGTGTGGCAGCACGGTGACATCAGAAGCGGACGACACCATCGCCGCCATTGCATCGCCGATGACTCCCGCTCCTCGCGGGATCGTTCGGTTATCGGGCCACGACTGTATCGATGTGCTGTGTCGGATGAAGGTGTTGGACACGGACGAAGCCAGCGGTCGACGTCCTTTTCGAAGCTCGAAAACGCTCTCTCTCGGAGAGCCACTCGGTGCGATCGAGGTCGATGTGATGGTTTGGCCCACGCAACGCAGTTACACGGGCCAACCGTCGGCTGAGTTGCATCTGATCGGTTCCGCACCGCTGCTGCAGTCCAGCTTGGACGCGGCAATTCGTGCGGGAGCTAGAGCAGCTCGACCTGGCGAATTTACGATGCGTTCGTTTCTCGCCGGGCGATTGGATCTGACGCAAGCCGAAGCCGTGCTCGGTGTCATCGAAGCGGAAGACCGCGGCACGCTCGATCAGGCTCTTTCACAATTAGCCGGTAACCTTTCGCGGCCACTGCAAGCGGCACGTTCAACACTGTTGGACTTGTTGGCCGATGTCGAGGCTGGATTGGATTTCGTCGACGAAGACATCGAGTTCATTTCAGACGAAGCCCTGATTCAAAGGCTCGACGAACTTCGCTCGCTGCTTCTGCAGACCCGTTCTCAACTGAGCGATCGCGGCGGTGCATCGTCAACGATTCGTGTTGTCTTGCGAGGGTTGCCGAATGCCGGGAAGAGCCGGTTGCTGAATGTGTTGTCTCGAACCGAGTCGGCCATCGTGACAGATCAAGCCGGGACGACTCGGGATTTGGTGACTGTCGAGTCGAGTTGGGGCGGCCACTCGTTTCAATTGATCGACACGGCGGGATCGGAATCCAGAGAGGAGTCCGACCCGGAGGCACCGATCTCTCAAGAAGCTCAACTGCAAGCCGCTGAGGCAGCGCGGGGAGCCGACGTGCATGTTTGGTGCATTGATGCGACCGGCGGGGATGGTTTTGAATCTCTAAAAAGCCCCAATGCAGTTTTAGCTGAAGCGAAGCGATCGGCGCAACTGATTTGTGTGGCAACCAAACGTGACTTGATGCCGACGGATTGGAACGGCGAATCGATGCGAGCTGATTTGGCTGTGAGCAGTGAGTCGGGTACCGGTGTTGATTCCTTGATCGAGCGACTTGTCCAATTCGCGGAGCAGCGTGATGCTGGCGAGACGGGCAGCGTGATCGGCACAGCGGCTCGATGCCAAGATTCTTTGGCCGCCGCGATAGAGCATCTGGCCCAAGCGATACAGTGGACGGAGCAAGCCGCGGGACACGAACTGGTTGCCGCTGAGATGCGTCTCGCTGTTGAGGCGATCGGTGAAGTGACCGGTCAGGTCTACACGGATGATATTCTGGACCGTGTGTTCGGCCGGTTTTGCATTGGCAAATAGAACATGGCATCGTCTTCCAACCTGTGGAGTAATCCACGCGGGCTGGAAGACGATGCATTATCCGATCAAATTCAATGGAGATAAGTCATGACAGAGCGAGCGGTGTTAGCAGGCGGATGTTTCTGGGGCATGCAGGACTTGATTCGCAAGCTGCCTGGCATTGAGTCCACCCGGGTGGGATACACCGGCGGCGAAGTCCCCAACGCGACGTACCGCAATCATGGCAATCACGCCGAGGGCATCGAGATTCTGTTTGATCCGGAGAAGACGAGTTATCGTCAGTTACTGGAGTTCTTTTTTCAGATCCATGACCCAACCACGCCCAACCGTCAGGGCAATGATCGCGGTCCGTCATACCGTTCCGCAATTTACTATGTCGATGAGGAGCAGAAGCAAATCGCGTTGGACACGATCGCAGATGTGAACGCCTCGGGTTTATGGCCGGGCAAAGTGGTGACCGAAGTCGAACCGGTCAGCGATTTTTGGGAAGCCGAGCCGGAGCACCAGGACTACCTCGAGAAAGTGCCAAATGGCTACACGTGCCATTTCCCTCGTCCGAATTGGGTGCTGCCGAAGCGAGCTGCCACGGAGTGAAGGATGCGCACGCTTCACGATGTTTGTACGAGAGGCTTGCGTCAAATTCAGCGCGAGCCTCGTTGAAGTGCACCGACCGACGTGTGTTCGATCATTCTTCTTCGGCTTCGTCATCTGGCGTAGCGGTTGGATCATCGACCGGAGCCAGGATGGCTTCGAGCTCGATCTCTTCGCCTTTGCGAATCACTTTCAATGTTTGGGTTGAACCAACGGGTTCTCGTTCGATTGCTTCGCGAAGATCAATTGCTTTGCGAAATTCCTGTCCCGCGAACTCGGTGATCACATCGAGCTTTTTTAGACCTGCTCGATCGGCGGGGCTATCGCGGATGATTTCATAAACGAGCACACCCATTCCCTCCTGCAGTTTGAACATCTTGGACATCTTTGCGTTGAGTTCCACGGTGGTGATTCCCATGGTTGATCGACGGACGGTTCCGAAAGAAGCCAATTCACGAGCGATCCATTTGGCCTGATCAATCGGCACGGCGAAACCGATCCCTTGGTAGCTGCCGCTGCGAGTGGCAATCGCCGTGTTGATTGCGATCACGTTGCCATCCAAGTCGACCAGTGGGCCACCGGAATTGCCAGGGTTGATCGCCGCGTCAGTTTGCAGAAGACGACTGCGACGGATGCGGTCGAGCCTTCGATTCTTTGCGCTGATGATGCCGGCACTGACGGTTGCTTCCAGTTTGAAAGGACTGCCAATTGCGAGTACCCAGTCGCCAATGTCTAGACTCTTGGAGTCGCCATATTGAGCGATCTTGAGCGGTTCGTCCGATGTGATTTGCAGCACGGCAATGTCACTGGCCGAGTCTCCATGCACCTTCTTCGCCACCAGTTCGGTTTCGTTTGGCAGTTGAACGACAACCTTCTTTGCATTGGTGATGACGTGGTTGTTGGTCATCACCCAATAGATCGATTCGTCCTTTTCTTCGTCGTGATCGGTCGCATCGACAAAGGGATTGATGATCACACCCGACCCCAGACCGCTGAGTTCAAATTCGCCGTCCTCGGATTGTTTAGGTGGCATTGGGCCGACCGATTCGTCGGGTGATTCCTCGTCCGTTTCTTCCTTGGGCTCGTCCTGAGTTTCCCCGGAGAGTGTTTGATTTTGCCCGTAGGAAAACACCGTCACGACCGAAGGGTTGGCTTCGCGAGCGGCGTCGCGGAAGGCTCGCGAAAGTGATCGAGCGCTGTCTTGGGCGGTTTCGTCGGCGCGTGCCTCGAACGAACTGAAGACGACTGCGACTGCGAGGGCCACCAGCATCAACGGAAGGCGATTCAGCAAACGGTTCGGTCGGATGGGTGTGAGTCGGGGTGCCATGCGAAGAGAGGCGAAATTCAAAGGCATTTCAGGAACACTTGGAACCAATGGAGATATTGAAGGTGGGCCTAACATGTTAACGCACCTGAAGCGATTTCGGACGGACGGAACGCTGGATGTGTTGTGGTAAAATGAAGGCATCACGTCGAGGTTTCGGGGGTCAATCTCGGCGGAGGTGTTTTCGACGTATATTGTCGCATTGCTTTACGGATGTAGGCGGGTACTCTATTGGCATCTGATGGCGGAATCTGCACCTCACTTCGGCGAGTCTACTTCCTTGTCTCTCTATCCTGCCATGACCGACGTACACAGTCACGCATCCGAAATTGATCCTCCCAGCGACGAAGATGTCCAACGTTTGATCCAGGCGGCTATTTCGGCTCGCGATCATGCCTACGCCCCGCACAGCCACTTCTATGTCGGTGCGGCTCTGCTGACGCACGATGGACGTATCGTGGAAGGATGCAACGTTGAAAACGCAAGTTATTCGTTGACACAGTGCGCCGAACGCACAGCCGTTTGTACCGCTGTCGCTGGTGGATACCGAATGTTCCATGCGGTTGCGATCGCCAGTATTGGCGGAGCGATGCCTTGTGGGGCGTGCCGGCAAGTGCTGGCAGAATTCGGATCCGACCTCTACGTCTACACCATCGATGTCATCGACGGTGACCAACAAATGCGACGTCTTTCTGAGCTGTTGCCTGACGCCTTTTCGACGTCAGATATTCCCAAACGGTGAGCTGCCGACACTACTACGTCTTGGTAGCCGGATTCGCCAAAATTCAGATGCTTGCGTTGGTTGGAGTCCGAATTCTGGCGAATCCGGCTATGGAGGGACGCCCTTGCTAACGCGGCGGGTTGCGACGGACGTAGGCCAGGCTGTGCCTGGCGGGGTGGCTAGCGAATCCGGCTACGGGAGGTTGCCGGCATACGGCTGGGGAGCTTTGATCTGTGGTTTGGCGACCAAGTGTCCCGCAGGGACTCAGATCAGTTCCGTGACTTTTCCATCGCTGTCGGCAAACGATTCGGCAGGAACATCGAGCTGCTGAAGCATGGTGACGAACAGATTCGAGAGCGGGCGATCTTCGTGTGAGATCTCTTGCTGCCAAGGTTCCCGGCCGCCATCCCAAGCACCACCCTGCGGGTTCGAGCCCGCATTGTTGAGATACTTGCCATGCTTGAATCCCATGTTCTTGCCACCGGCCAAAATCAGCGGGTAGTTACGAGATAGGTGAAAGGCACTGGACGCCGAGCCAAACAACAGCAGCGTGTTGTCCAGCATCGACCCACGACCGGCAGGTTCCTCAGTTGATTTCAGCTTGCCGACGAAGCGGCCAAATTCCTCATTGAGAAACTGGCAATAGATCGCAAAGTTCTTCCACCCGCCGGGGTTCTTCGTCTCGTGTGACAGTTGGTGAGCCAGGCTGAAACCAACAGCACGGGCCAAGTGATCGCTGAT of the Rhodopirellula baltica SH 1 genome contains:
- a CDS encoding HDOD domain-containing protein, which produces MHKITNELKSMTNVAESTNLEDVFHVDILPALPHSAISLLQLSQKESAGPNDFAKPIEADPGLMGQVLRFVNSSYFGFSREIMSIPQAITLVGSRAIVNFALWNAVFSVIPNPKFGPFDLKALWQDSLRRAIFARKVGRVLKLEAAEDLFAGALLQDMAIPLLLKELPTEYEELVEKRASEGKRLSGLEKEMFGWNHADAAAVLATRWNLPEEFVELIAQHTEIEQLLEMGDSARGAACVALASLLPSCSENEWHEKGKFARACQRLSGMSKEDLFECLKDVDEQTAEFAPLLKLPVPEQSIMSFLAEK
- a CDS encoding phosphotransferase produces the protein MANELANAMTQPDVSYTGLLDPNWSNQNVGSDSALLAAPLPTADGRWIVLDQGRQWQCTAWVDGKACDDSEAMDSDAAARALLLGGEAIAKVHSRLAALPSPVIDRTPSEFASADHLPRCFRERMRRLHELNPWLSSGSLLRERLPGTALQWRALLERCVSVDGVGQRTIDRANDELPAYQELAHRLMAATELLVEQGTSVQSKLIAELAERLESSPQGWRQNWVLRDVHREHILFDESRETVNGIIDHDAMDWDCPVVDLARWAGSFPVQLEGLLSASRLELAVEGYNRISSANCGVELADGGQARSFLVKSPTPEELALGATLLRLNAWVGMANWVDWIGLRRRVFFSSPERLSSRISGLIDSVCHFC
- a CDS encoding protein-disulfide reductase DsbD family protein, which codes for MLSMDRCYQPGFARKLPAFGAALLAVLFTLAVAMPVRADRPDAAGLFTQYSLDDFAVDGNAALQTDEPAEATAFYSVVGDGEIEIQVQVRLQPKWHLYSTTQPKGGPKPTKLSLVKADAVKLSGAWKSDREPLRSVSEDFGGITVEEFEDEVTFTAQAKVAGGNEAISQLGALKIRLDALACLTGGACMPVNETLTAKLSGDVPSTISKPAKQTMASTSSNDPAGLKSHPVDLKQTFRDQDYVVRWEAINLTPELEPGQTGTLRFTAIPDSGYHVYTSSVNDEQSKTNFVVSEKSDLKVGAPQTKSPPVDYDLLPGVTYHKGNVTWTLPISIPKDASTGEHKIVGGIAYQACTDDSCQQPKAIEFQTVVNVVDSAPVDSQPKSMNVAAKKRMLILDDAATLDWVDTDISPALNASTEPEADREPQIVMADASATNRSSAGASADVHGVAGETTTEEASGATEKAGTPFGTTLLFAFIGGVILNFMPCVLPVVGLKVMSFVQQAGEDRKRIFFLNVVYAVGILSVFAVLTALAVLLSFNWGQQFTYFPVRLGLTLLMFAMALSYLGVWEIPVPGMAAGKTSQALQQREGYTGAFFKGVFATVLATPCSGPLLGGILGLTFALTSLQTIAVIMIVGVGMALPYLMIGIWPSLVAWLPKPGTWMETLKEFLAFLFLGTVAFFFNQFSDGDKLPVFVALIGVWFGCWIIGKVPSWSSLQSRMYAWSGGIASAVVIGVAAFHWLGPAPEPAEGVKTIAWQPYDEAKLKQYQAEGRTVMIDFTAKWCVNCIVNYNVALNTEPTRQLIEELDAVPMLADWTDQDAEIEAKLKELQSRSIPVLAIYPGKSPAEPIVLRDLVSQQMVLDALEDAGPSVSGSAANIANRVRPDVNAGDRSLAPDAAGVAAR
- a CDS encoding tRNA uridine-5-carboxymethylaminomethyl(34) synthesis GTPase MnmE, producing the protein MTSEADDTIAAIASPMTPAPRGIVRLSGHDCIDVLCRMKVLDTDEASGRRPFRSSKTLSLGEPLGAIEVDVMVWPTQRSYTGQPSAELHLIGSAPLLQSSLDAAIRAGARAARPGEFTMRSFLAGRLDLTQAEAVLGVIEAEDRGTLDQALSQLAGNLSRPLQAARSTLLDLLADVEAGLDFVDEDIEFISDEALIQRLDELRSLLLQTRSQLSDRGGASSTIRVVLRGLPNAGKSRLLNVLSRTESAIVTDQAGTTRDLVTVESSWGGHSFQLIDTAGSESREESDPEAPISQEAQLQAAEAARGADVHVWCIDATGGDGFESLKSPNAVLAEAKRSAQLICVATKRDLMPTDWNGESMRADLAVSSESGTGVDSLIERLVQFAEQRDAGETGSVIGTAARCQDSLAAAIEHLAQAIQWTEQAAGHELVAAEMRLAVEAIGEVTGQVYTDDILDRVFGRFCIGK
- the msrA gene encoding peptide-methionine (S)-S-oxide reductase MsrA, with protein sequence MTERAVLAGGCFWGMQDLIRKLPGIESTRVGYTGGEVPNATYRNHGNHAEGIEILFDPEKTSYRQLLEFFFQIHDPTTPNRQGNDRGPSYRSAIYYVDEEQKQIALDTIADVNASGLWPGKVVTEVEPVSDFWEAEPEHQDYLEKVPNGYTCHFPRPNWVLPKRAATE
- a CDS encoding S1C family serine protease; its protein translation is MPLNFASLRMAPRLTPIRPNRLLNRLPLMLVALAVAVVFSSFEARADETAQDSARSLSRAFRDAAREANPSVVTVFSYGQNQTLSGETQDEPKEETDEESPDESVGPMPPKQSEDGEFELSGLGSGVIINPFVDATDHDEEKDESIYWVMTNNHVITNAKKVVVQLPNETELVAKKVHGDSASDIAVLQITSDEPLKIAQYGDSKSLDIGDWVLAIGSPFKLEATVSAGIISAKNRRLDRIRRSRLLQTDAAINPGNSGGPLVDLDGNVIAINTAIATRSGSYQGIGFAVPIDQAKWIARELASFGTVRRSTMGITTVELNAKMSKMFKLQEGMGVLVYEIIRDSPADRAGLKKLDVITEFAGQEFRKAIDLREAIEREPVGSTQTLKVIRKGEEIELEAILAPVDDPTATPDDEAEEE
- a CDS encoding cytidine deaminase; this encodes MTDVHSHASEIDPPSDEDVQRLIQAAISARDHAYAPHSHFYVGAALLTHDGRIVEGCNVENASYSLTQCAERTAVCTAVAGGYRMFHAVAIASIGGAMPCGACRQVLAEFGSDLYVYTIDVIDGDQQMRRLSELLPDAFSTSDIPKR